In the Terriglobales bacterium genome, one interval contains:
- a CDS encoding TonB-dependent receptor encodes MRLRLRVHAVVLLALMVVFASGASAQTDSATVSGKVTDSTGAAIVGADVTATNVDTNVSISAKTNDVGLYVINGLKPGTYRLIVARDGFQSITLSRVVLNVQDSFSRNFELHVGSRSETINVVADGAQVNTQDATVSTVVDRQFVENIPLNGRSFQSLILLSPGVVMTKATFGEQGQFSINGQRANANYYTVDGVSANFSINAGGGTGQAGAGELPATNTAGGFSNLVSVDALQEFRIQTSTYAPEFGRSPGGQISLATRSGTNSFHGTAFDYLRNDVLDANDWFANHATPKPLPKAKQRQNDFGGVFGGPIVKNKTFFFFSYEGLRLRQPATVTSTVPSNALRNNPLLPLAMRPLLAAFPIPNSTDLGNGLALFTATYSDPTNFNATSLRLDHQMSKVTLFARYDYAPSTFTANLGGTQPNNPRPTRFGTRTLTAGANWLITPTMTNEFRANWSRQNGGTFLTMNDLGGAVPLTNSILPSSVPPDTFFSLFILNTATTSLNLGRNGEGTQGQLNFVDNFSLGKSNHQVRFGVDHRYLFPSAYSRSGDLQLLFTSQADILASRVSQVFTATRKSPVDYAYTNFSAYGQDTWRISEKLTATYGLRWDVDPPPHGRNNTTIFAANQTDDPATIGFAPAGTPMWETTWGDVAPRLGLAYRPWDKRSTVIRGGFGIFYDLPAGTISNVVILSPNVNSATALGVAYPLNPAAIPFAPLSTTGPFSNVLFADRHTKLPYTRQWNLALETSAGANDKFTLSYVGAAGRRLIRQERYFNLNANFPLVQIDRSAAASDYEAAQAQYQRRLAHGLQALASYTWSHSIDNGSNDSTAVPAASKINFDAERGPSDFDVRHSFSSALTYDIPVKGPAVVRAIFGNWATDAIFTARTATPVDVTYTRNLGFGSFAFRPDLVPGVPFYITGDACTASNGNQSCPGGQRITNTPVSLTQVGPFAVPAQLRQGTLGRNALRGFANNQLNFSMRRQLKLSERVNLQYRAEFFNIFNHPNFADPAGSLGSVNAAGTLAFSSGTFGKSPTMLNRSLGTGGQTGGFAPLYGIGGPRSIQMSLKLSF; translated from the coding sequence ATGCGCCTGCGCCTGCGCGTGCACGCCGTGGTGTTGCTAGCGTTGATGGTGGTCTTTGCGTCGGGTGCGTCCGCGCAGACCGACAGCGCGACAGTATCAGGCAAGGTTACCGACAGTACAGGCGCTGCGATCGTTGGCGCTGACGTCACGGCGACGAACGTTGATACGAACGTCAGCATCTCGGCGAAGACAAACGATGTAGGCCTGTATGTGATCAACGGCCTGAAGCCCGGCACTTACCGTCTGATAGTCGCGAGAGATGGCTTTCAATCAATCACGCTCTCGCGCGTTGTATTGAACGTGCAGGACTCGTTCAGCCGCAACTTCGAATTGCACGTCGGGTCCCGGTCGGAGACGATCAACGTTGTCGCCGACGGCGCGCAAGTGAACACACAGGATGCGACCGTCAGCACGGTGGTGGATCGGCAGTTCGTTGAGAACATTCCGCTAAACGGACGAAGCTTTCAATCGCTGATCTTGCTTTCGCCTGGCGTGGTGATGACCAAGGCCACCTTTGGAGAGCAGGGGCAGTTCAGCATCAATGGACAGCGCGCCAACGCCAACTACTACACGGTGGATGGCGTCAGCGCCAATTTCAGCATCAACGCCGGCGGCGGGACCGGCCAGGCAGGCGCCGGGGAGCTGCCAGCAACCAACACCGCCGGTGGTTTTAGCAACCTTGTGTCAGTCGATGCGCTCCAGGAATTCCGGATCCAGACGTCAACTTACGCCCCGGAATTCGGGCGCAGCCCGGGCGGGCAAATCTCGCTGGCGACTCGGTCCGGCACCAACAGTTTTCACGGCACCGCTTTCGACTACCTGCGCAATGATGTCCTCGATGCGAATGACTGGTTCGCGAACCACGCAACTCCGAAACCGCTGCCCAAAGCCAAGCAGCGGCAGAATGATTTCGGTGGCGTGTTCGGCGGGCCCATTGTCAAGAACAAGACATTCTTCTTCTTCTCGTACGAGGGATTGCGTCTTCGCCAGCCGGCGACCGTCACCTCAACGGTACCGTCGAATGCGCTCCGCAATAATCCGCTTTTGCCGTTGGCGATGAGGCCGCTGCTTGCGGCGTTTCCAATTCCAAACTCCACCGATCTCGGCAATGGCCTGGCGCTGTTCACCGCCACGTACTCCGACCCGACGAATTTTAACGCAACCAGCCTGCGGCTTGATCACCAGATGAGCAAGGTGACGCTCTTCGCGCGGTATGACTACGCACCCTCCACCTTTACCGCAAATCTCGGAGGTACACAGCCGAACAATCCCAGGCCTACAAGGTTCGGCACGCGCACACTGACCGCCGGCGCCAACTGGCTGATCACGCCGACGATGACCAACGAGTTCCGCGCTAACTGGAGCCGGCAGAATGGAGGCACGTTCCTCACGATGAATGACCTGGGCGGCGCAGTTCCGCTCACGAATTCGATCCTGCCTTCGAGTGTGCCCCCGGACACATTTTTTAGTCTGTTCATTCTCAACACGGCAACCACATCGCTGAACCTGGGTCGAAACGGCGAAGGTACGCAAGGGCAGCTGAACTTCGTGGACAACTTTTCGCTCGGCAAAAGCAATCATCAGGTTCGGTTCGGTGTAGACCATCGCTATCTTTTCCCCAGCGCCTATTCGCGATCGGGCGACTTACAGCTGCTCTTCACGTCGCAGGCCGATATTCTGGCGAGCCGGGTTAGTCAGGTTTTCACTGCCACGCGCAAGTCGCCCGTGGACTACGCCTACACAAACTTCTCCGCTTACGGTCAGGACACTTGGCGCATTTCGGAGAAGCTGACCGCGACCTACGGCTTGCGATGGGACGTGGATCCCCCACCGCACGGCCGCAACAACACGACGATCTTCGCGGCGAATCAGACCGACGATCCTGCCACGATCGGATTCGCGCCGGCGGGAACGCCGATGTGGGAGACAACGTGGGGCGACGTGGCTCCCCGGCTTGGGCTGGCGTATCGACCGTGGGACAAAAGAAGCACAGTGATCCGCGGCGGTTTCGGCATCTTTTATGACCTGCCGGCCGGGACCATCTCCAACGTCGTCATTCTTTCGCCGAACGTAAACAGCGCGACGGCACTGGGTGTTGCCTATCCGCTCAATCCTGCCGCTATCCCCTTCGCGCCGCTCTCGACCACAGGTCCTTTTAGCAACGTCCTGTTCGCCGACCGTCACACAAAACTGCCCTACACGCGGCAATGGAACCTTGCGCTGGAAACCAGCGCCGGCGCAAACGACAAATTCACCCTGTCATACGTGGGAGCAGCCGGCCGGCGATTGATCCGGCAGGAGCGCTATTTCAACCTGAACGCTAATTTTCCTCTGGTGCAGATTGATCGCAGCGCCGCCGCGTCCGACTACGAAGCGGCGCAGGCCCAATACCAACGTCGTCTCGCGCACGGATTGCAGGCGCTCGCCTCCTACACTTGGTCCCATTCCATTGATAACGGGTCCAACGATTCCACGGCCGTGCCGGCCGCAAGCAAGATCAACTTTGACGCCGAACGCGGACCCTCCGACTTTGACGTGCGCCACAGTTTCTCCAGCGCACTCACATACGACATTCCCGTGAAGGGTCCAGCGGTGGTGCGTGCCATCTTTGGCAACTGGGCCACCGACGCGATCTTCACGGCACGAACGGCGACTCCGGTGGACGTCACCTATACGCGAAATCTTGGCTTTGGCAGCTTCGCATTCCGACCCGACCTGGTCCCCGGGGTCCCGTTCTACATCACCGGAGATGCGTGCACTGCCAGTAATGGCAATCAGAGCTGCCCTGGCGGACAGCGCATCACGAATACACCTGTCTCCCTAACGCAGGTCGGCCCGTTTGCAGTTCCCGCGCAGCTGCGGCAAGGGACGTTGGGGCGAAATGCGCTGCGTGGTTTCGCAAATAACCAGCTGAATTTCTCAATGCGCCGCCAGCTTAAGCTCAGCGAGCGAGTCAACCTTCAGTACCGGGCAGAGTTTTTCAACATCTTCAACCATCCCAATTTCGCTGATCCGGCGGGGAGCCTGGGTTCCGTCAATGCCGCCGGCACGCTGGCATTCTCGAGTGGCACGTTCGGAAAATCACCGACCATGTTGAACCGCAGCCTGGGAACAGGCGGCCAGACGGGCGGCTTTGCTCCCCTCTATGGCATCGGTGGACCGCGTTCGATCCAAATGTCACTGAAGCTCTCCTTCTGA
- a CDS encoding sigma-70 family RNA polymerase sigma factor: protein MAHLQAGHTSALAVLFDRYHRLIFNIALKFVRDVGEAEDVMQAVFLEIFQVAAQFDPERGTTRVWMLQYAYHRSITRRQQLAARKFYDSVELDEAKDALLQPGDVLVASQETRELVAKGLASLTAAQRRVLELAYFEGLSMREIADRTGESLPNVRHHYYRGLAKIRSVLRHEGSVTTQMVHKGAANARA, encoded by the coding sequence ATGGCGCACCTCCAGGCTGGCCACACCTCTGCGCTGGCGGTTCTGTTCGACCGCTATCATCGGCTGATTTTTAACATCGCGCTGAAGTTTGTCCGCGATGTCGGCGAAGCCGAAGACGTGATGCAGGCAGTTTTCCTCGAAATCTTCCAGGTGGCGGCACAATTTGATCCCGAGCGTGGCACTACTAGGGTGTGGATGTTGCAGTATGCGTACCACCGCAGCATCACGCGGCGGCAACAGCTTGCGGCGCGCAAGTTTTACGACAGCGTAGAACTGGACGAAGCGAAGGATGCGCTGCTTCAGCCCGGCGATGTGCTTGTTGCCAGCCAGGAAACGCGGGAATTGGTTGCCAAAGGACTGGCGAGCCTGACGGCCGCGCAGCGGCGCGTTCTAGAGCTCGCATATTTTGAAGGGCTCTCAATGAGAGAGATTGCCGATCGAACCGGCGAGAGCTTGCCCAATGTTCGCCACCATTATTATCGTGGACTGGCGAAAATTCGCTCTGTACTGAGGCACGAAGGCAGCGTCACTACTCAGATGGTTCACAAAGGAGCCGCCAATGCCCGCGCATGA
- a CDS encoding IS5 family transposase (programmed frameshift): protein MHLSDAQWEAIRPLLREKRRADGRGRPWREARAVLDGVLWILRTGARWRDLPREYPPYQTCHRRFQQWVREGRLERILRALAEDLLLRGALDLEEAFIDASFSSAKKGANCVGPTRRGKGTKIMAIADRHGLPLALWVTSASPHESRLVEATLRARFCRATPPRLVGDTAYDSDPLDQRLRQQFGVELIAPHTLQRSRPASQDGRALRRYRRRWRIERLFAWLHNYRRVVTRWEYHAANFLGMVQLACVLVLLRHL, encoded by the exons ATGCACCTGAGCGATGCGCAGTGGGAAGCGATCCGGCCACTGCTGCGCGAGAAGCGACGAGCCGACGGACGCGGTCGGCCGTGGCGCGAAGCCCGCGCGGTGCTCGACGGCGTGCTCTGGATACTGCGTACCGGGGCGCGCTGGCGGGACCTGCCGCGCGAGTACCCGCCGTACCAAACGTGCCATCGCCGGTTCCAGCAATGGGTCCGGGAAGGCCGTCTGGAGCGCATTCTGCGCGCCTTGGCCGAAGACCTGCTCCTCCGCGGGGCCCTCGATCTGGAGGAGGCGTTCATCGATGCCTCCTTCAGCAGCGCGAAAAAGGGGGCGA ATTGTGTTGGTCCAACGCGCCGCGGAAAAGGGACCAAGATCATGGCAATTGCGGACCGCCATGGTCTTCCTCTCGCCCTCTGGGTTACGAGTGCTTCGCCACATGAAAGCCGATTGGTTGAAGCCACACTCCGCGCCCGCTTCTGCCGCGCCACGCCGCCGCGGCTGGTCGGTGACACGGCGTACGACAGTGACCCGCTCGACCAACGCTTGCGCCAGCAGTTTGGCGTCGAGTTGATCGCACCGCATACTCTGCAACGCAGCCGGCCCGCAAGCCAGGACGGACGCGCCCTTCGGCGCTATCGCCGTCGCTGGCGCATCGAGCGTTTGTTCGCCTGGTTGCATAACTATCGCCGCGTGGTCACCCGCTGGGAGTACCACGCGGCCAACTTCCTCGGCATGGTTCAGCTCGCGTGCGTTCTGGTCCTGCTGAGACATTTATGA
- a CDS encoding haloacid dehalogenase-like hydrolase, producing MPMPAAPALNPIQQAFLEEVLALKPRVAAFDCDGTLWDLDSGEGFFYWELDRGLIPGPTAAWARDRYEQYRRGEVAEEQMCGEMVAIHAGLREHAVRAAAIAFVEERIAALTFPEMAILVARLRAQQSQIWAVSSTNQWVVEEAARRLGIPCERVLAAAVVVKHGIVTDELVRVPSGPGKAVALRKHLDAPPDAAFGNSIHDLEMLELARRPFAVNPNPDLEKLALEKGWRIYKPVIGR from the coding sequence ATGCCAATGCCCGCCGCTCCCGCGCTGAATCCCATTCAACAGGCGTTCCTCGAGGAAGTGCTCGCGCTCAAGCCGCGGGTGGCCGCCTTCGACTGCGACGGCACGCTCTGGGACCTGGACTCGGGCGAAGGTTTCTTTTATTGGGAACTCGACCGCGGTCTGATTCCGGGGCCCACGGCGGCGTGGGCTCGCGACCGCTACGAGCAATACCGGCGCGGCGAGGTTGCCGAGGAGCAGATGTGCGGCGAGATGGTGGCAATTCACGCCGGACTGCGCGAACATGCGGTTCGTGCGGCGGCCATTGCCTTCGTCGAGGAGCGCATCGCAGCCCTTACCTTTCCGGAGATGGCGATCCTCGTCGCCCGGCTGCGTGCCCAGCAGAGCCAGATTTGGGCGGTCTCATCCACCAACCAGTGGGTGGTCGAGGAAGCCGCGCGGCGCCTCGGCATTCCTTGTGAACGCGTGCTGGCTGCGGCGGTCGTGGTGAAGCATGGCATCGTGACAGACGAACTCGTCCGCGTCCCCAGCGGACCGGGCAAAGCGGTGGCGCTGCGCAAGCACCTGGACGCGCCGCCGGATGCGGCCTTCGGCAACTCCATCCACGACCTGGAGATGCTGGAGCTGGCGCGGCGTCCGTTTGCGGTGAATCCCAATCCCGACCTGGAAAAGCTCGCGCTGGAAAAAGGCTGGCGGATCTACAAACCTGTCATTGGTCGTTAG
- a CDS encoding nucleotidyltransferase family protein, producing MARAASFCGVILAAGASSRMGRDKALLPWPPGGAGTFLSAAMEMLAPHTELLIVVAGANAPSLEPVVYSRGAYLAPNPEPERGQLSSLQIGLQEVLNRGRDTALVTLVDRPPASHATVAKLRSAYMDASGDGWAVVPEFAGRHGHPVVMGRDLIGAMLRAPVTSTARDVEHANQAHILYLPVDDANVVANVNTPEEYAQLKS from the coding sequence ATGGCGCGGGCGGCGAGTTTTTGCGGCGTGATTCTGGCGGCGGGAGCGTCGTCGCGCATGGGGCGCGACAAGGCTCTGCTGCCCTGGCCGCCGGGCGGCGCCGGGACGTTTCTCTCCGCGGCGATGGAGATGCTCGCGCCGCACACCGAGCTGCTGATCGTCGTGGCCGGCGCCAACGCGCCGTCGCTCGAGCCCGTTGTCTACTCGCGCGGCGCTTACCTGGCGCCGAACCCAGAGCCGGAGCGCGGGCAGCTCAGCTCGCTCCAGATCGGATTGCAGGAAGTGCTCAATCGCGGGCGCGACACCGCCCTGGTGACGCTGGTGGACCGTCCTCCGGCCTCGCATGCGACGGTTGCGAAACTGCGCAGCGCGTACATGGACGCGTCGGGCGACGGTTGGGCGGTAGTGCCGGAGTTCGCCGGCAGGCACGGACACCCGGTGGTGATGGGGCGCGATCTGATCGGCGCCATGCTGCGCGCGCCAGTTACCTCCACCGCGCGCGACGTGGAACACGCAAACCAGGCCCACATTCTATATCTGCCGGTGGATGATGCGAACGTGGTTGCCAACGTGAACACGCCGGAAGAGTACGCGCAACTGAAGTCCTGA
- a CDS encoding XdhC/CoxI family protein has translation MDIFEEIVRLRREGRRAALATIVNVRGSIPSFSTAKMLVRDDGSIEGTIGGGCVEAEVWQAAREVIETEKARTLRFDLNQNPKYDTGLVCGGTLEVFVEPVLPVSHLYIFGAGHVAFSLYKVARLAGFDVTVIDDRESYANRDRFPEARDVYADDFERVMEQLAPTESDYMVIVTRGHRDDMRVLRWAVDLPRPVRYLGMIGSKRKVISVYRELEKEGMAREKFARVHAPVGLEIGAITPEEIAVAIVAEMIAHRRGAAPGVPSKRYATEPDESSVES, from the coding sequence GTGGATATTTTCGAAGAAATCGTGCGGTTGCGGCGCGAAGGGCGGCGGGCGGCGCTGGCCACCATCGTCAACGTGCGCGGCTCGATCCCGTCGTTTTCCACGGCGAAGATGCTGGTGCGCGACGACGGCTCCATCGAGGGCACGATCGGCGGCGGTTGCGTGGAGGCCGAGGTCTGGCAGGCGGCGCGCGAGGTGATCGAGACCGAGAAGGCACGCACCCTCAGGTTCGACCTGAACCAGAACCCGAAGTACGACACCGGCCTGGTCTGCGGCGGCACGCTCGAAGTGTTCGTCGAGCCGGTGCTGCCGGTGAGCCATCTTTATATTTTCGGCGCGGGGCACGTGGCCTTCAGCCTGTACAAGGTGGCGCGGCTGGCGGGCTTCGACGTCACCGTGATTGACGACCGCGAGAGCTACGCCAACCGTGATCGCTTTCCGGAGGCGCGCGATGTCTACGCCGACGACTTCGAGCGCGTGATGGAGCAACTGGCGCCCACCGAGTCCGACTACATGGTGATCGTCACCCGTGGGCATCGCGACGACATGCGCGTGCTGCGCTGGGCCGTGGACCTGCCGCGCCCGGTGCGCTACCTGGGCATGATCGGCTCGAAGCGCAAGGTGATCTCCGTCTACCGCGAGCTGGAAAAGGAAGGCATGGCGCGCGAGAAGTTCGCCCGCGTCCATGCGCCAGTAGGTCTGGAGATCGGCGCCATCACTCCGGAAGAGATTGCGGTCGCGATCGTCGCCGAGATGATCGCGCACCGCCGCGGCGCCGCGCCCGGCGTCCCCAGCAAGCGCTACGCCACAGAGCCGGATGAGAGCTCGGTGGAGAGCTAG
- a CDS encoding zinc-binding dehydrogenase has translation MKAVRFHQYGGPEVLRYEDAPDPVLRKDHVLVRVKACAMNHLDLWVRKGTTRSALPHINGSDISGDVAAVGEYVASVKPGERVLLAPMVFCNHCAECSAGRQNFCRKFNVLGNGVDGGNCELIAVPEVNVIKIPPSLTYDEAAAAPLVFLTAWHMLVGRAGIRPGHFVLVLAGGSGVGMAAIQIGKLFNARVIATAGSESKMEAARDIGADYTIDHYQQKISEEVRKITAGAGADIVFEHVGQATWDESLKSLRPGGTLVTCGATTGYDARVDLRFLFVRQLSVLGSYMGSMGELHEVLKHVFSGKLKPVVDKTYPLRDTRAAHERLEKAEQFGKIVLNP, from the coding sequence ATGAAAGCTGTCCGCTTCCACCAATACGGCGGGCCAGAAGTTCTGCGATACGAAGACGCTCCCGATCCCGTGCTCCGCAAAGACCACGTCCTGGTGAGGGTGAAGGCCTGCGCCATGAACCACCTCGACCTGTGGGTGCGGAAGGGGACAACGCGCTCGGCGCTGCCGCACATCAACGGCAGCGACATTTCTGGCGACGTCGCCGCTGTGGGCGAGTACGTTGCCAGCGTAAAACCAGGCGAGCGCGTGCTGCTGGCGCCCATGGTGTTCTGCAACCACTGCGCCGAGTGCAGCGCGGGGCGGCAGAACTTCTGCCGCAAGTTCAACGTGCTGGGCAACGGCGTGGACGGCGGCAACTGCGAACTCATCGCCGTGCCGGAAGTGAACGTCATCAAAATTCCGCCCTCACTGACCTACGACGAAGCAGCCGCCGCTCCGCTCGTTTTCCTGACCGCGTGGCACATGCTGGTGGGCCGCGCAGGCATTCGTCCCGGACATTTTGTGCTCGTGCTCGCCGGCGGATCGGGCGTGGGCATGGCCGCCATCCAGATCGGCAAGCTGTTCAATGCGCGGGTGATCGCCACCGCCGGCAGCGAGAGCAAGATGGAGGCAGCGCGCGACATCGGCGCCGACTACACCATCGACCACTACCAGCAGAAGATCTCCGAAGAAGTCCGCAAGATTACCGCCGGCGCCGGCGCGGACATTGTCTTCGAGCACGTCGGCCAGGCCACCTGGGATGAGAGCCTCAAGTCGCTGCGCCCCGGCGGCACGCTGGTCACCTGCGGCGCCACCACCGGCTACGACGCGCGCGTTGACCTGCGCTTCCTGTTCGTGCGCCAGCTCTCGGTGCTCGGCTCCTACATGGGATCGATGGGCGAGCTGCACGAGGTGCTCAAGCACGTCTTCAGCGGAAAGCTGAAGCCGGTTGTCGACAAGACCTACCCACTGCGCGACACCCGCGCCGCGCACGAGCGGCTGGAGAAGGCGGAGCAGTTCGGGAAGATTGTGCTGAACCCATAA
- a CDS encoding YetF domain-containing protein, which produces MAPWPVLGNIALRTSAIYLLILLGLRITGKREVGQMTPFDLTLLLLLSNAVQNAMTGPDTSLAGGLVAALTLLLMNYLFAEVAGGNRRFRRFIQGQPTLLIHNGKAIPAHMAREHVSYDELMRALREHGIACVEDVSLAVLEVDGSISMLKYDDIPASVAPHQRLKFLQKHQ; this is translated from the coding sequence ATGGCCCCTTGGCCAGTCCTGGGCAACATCGCGCTGCGTACTTCGGCGATCTATCTGCTCATTTTGCTTGGCCTGCGCATCACGGGGAAGCGCGAGGTCGGCCAGATGACGCCGTTCGACCTCACGCTGCTGTTACTGCTCTCCAACGCCGTGCAGAACGCCATGACCGGCCCGGACACGTCGCTGGCCGGCGGCCTGGTGGCGGCGCTCACCCTGCTGCTGATGAATTACTTGTTTGCCGAGGTAGCCGGCGGCAACCGGCGCTTTCGGCGCTTCATCCAGGGACAGCCCACGCTGCTCATCCACAACGGCAAGGCCATTCCGGCGCACATGGCCCGCGAACACGTCAGCTACGACGAGCTGATGCGCGCGCTGCGCGAGCACGGCATCGCCTGCGTCGAGGACGTTTCCCTCGCCGTCCTGGAAGTAGACGGCTCCATCAGCATGCTCAAGTACGACGACATTCCCGCCAGCGTCGCGCCGCACCAGCGGCTGAAATTCCTGCAGAAGCACCAGTAG
- a CDS encoding helix-hairpin-helix domain-containing protein: protein MSGLKKLSARVFVSVAIMALAATVALAQTKDSKSKAAGSSAPAKATTAPAKKTSSKHVEKLDINAATRDQLKELPGIGDATADKIIAGRPYRAKNDLVKRKIISESTYEGIKEQIIAHQPKAAAAGGDAKGGGSDKKTAPKK from the coding sequence ATGAGCGGCCTCAAGAAGCTGAGTGCAAGAGTGTTTGTATCAGTCGCAATCATGGCGCTGGCGGCCACGGTGGCGCTGGCGCAAACCAAGGACAGCAAGAGCAAGGCGGCCGGCAGTTCCGCGCCCGCTAAGGCGACCACTGCGCCGGCGAAGAAAACCTCGTCGAAGCATGTGGAGAAGCTCGACATCAACGCCGCCACCCGCGACCAGCTCAAAGAGCTGCCTGGGATCGGTGACGCCACCGCCGACAAGATCATCGCCGGGCGCCCCTATCGGGCGAAAAATGATCTGGTGAAAAGGAAGATCATCTCCGAATCAACGTATGAAGGCATCAAGGAGCAGATCATCGCCCACCAGCCGAAGGCGGCTGCGGCGGGCGGCGACGCCAAGGGCGGCGGCTCCGACAAGAAGACGGCGCCGAAGAAGTAA
- a CDS encoding 2OG-Fe(II) oxygenase, whose amino-acid sequence MPIASSAFEVVSLDRWNARVGDLAERYRAGRPFPHIRLQGLLTEEALAIAVAEFPKLDDPAWISYKHYNENKVGLTRLDTFPAGIRHIVEELNAPAFVGWLEKLTGIDGLISDPMLDGGGMHQSGRGGFLNVHADFTAHHHHRDWRRRVNLIVYLNQGWREEWGGAIELWERDMKRCAAKMLPEANNALIFNTDETSYHGFADPLRCPEGVTRKSIALYYYTPEAAGSHAPRSTDYRARPGDGAARRSLIWLDKKAVDAYSRVKSALGLSDDFAGKVLGKLSRRK is encoded by the coding sequence ATGCCCATCGCCTCCTCCGCCTTCGAGGTCGTTTCGCTCGATCGGTGGAACGCGCGCGTCGGCGATCTCGCCGAAAGATATCGCGCCGGGCGGCCCTTTCCTCACATTCGGTTGCAGGGACTGTTGACGGAAGAAGCTTTGGCGATTGCCGTGGCCGAGTTTCCCAAGCTCGACGATCCTGCGTGGATCTCCTACAAGCACTACAACGAGAACAAGGTCGGACTGACGCGTCTGGACACCTTCCCCGCGGGCATTCGCCATATCGTGGAGGAGCTGAACGCGCCGGCCTTCGTCGGGTGGCTGGAGAAGCTGACCGGGATCGATGGCCTGATCTCCGATCCCATGCTCGACGGCGGCGGGATGCACCAGTCGGGCCGCGGCGGTTTCCTGAACGTGCACGCCGACTTCACGGCGCACCATCATCATCGCGACTGGCGGCGGCGCGTCAACCTGATCGTGTATCTCAATCAAGGCTGGCGCGAGGAGTGGGGCGGCGCCATCGAGCTGTGGGAGCGCGACATGAAGCGCTGCGCGGCCAAGATGCTTCCCGAGGCCAACAACGCGCTCATCTTCAACACCGACGAAACGTCGTACCACGGCTTCGCCGATCCGTTGCGCTGCCCGGAAGGCGTGACGCGCAAGAGCATCGCGCTGTACTACTACACGCCGGAGGCGGCGGGCAGCCACGCGCCGCGGTCCACCGACTACCGCGCGCGGCCTGGCGACGGCGCGGCGCGGCGCTCGCTCATATGGCTCGACAAGAAAGCGGTCGACGCATATTCGCGCGTGAAGTCGGCGCTCGGCCTGTCGGACGACTTTGCCGGCAAGGTCCTGGGTAAGTTGTCTCGGAGGAAGTAA
- a CDS encoding cold-shock protein, translated as MEQGTVKWFNDAKGYGFITRQNGEDVFVHFSAIQAQGFRTLQEGQAVQFNVVKGPKGWQAENVQVL; from the coding sequence ATGGAACAAGGAACAGTTAAGTGGTTCAACGACGCGAAGGGATACGGCTTCATCACCCGCCAGAACGGCGAAGATGTGTTCGTGCACTTCAGCGCCATTCAGGCCCAGGGCTTCCGCACTCTGCAGGAAGGCCAGGCCGTTCAATTCAACGTCGTGAAGGGACCCAAGGGCTGGCAGGCGGAGAACGTTCAGGTCCTGTAA